In Sulfuracidifex metallicus DSM 6482 = JCM 9184, a single window of DNA contains:
- a CDS encoding proton-conducting transporter membrane subunit produces MDNLDLQLISLIYLLFTFPIIGGFLSLKWKMASVISSLADVVISIYLLFYPNVEGFFFIDEISKVFLIMNSSITFITMLYSQKYIRDGIVKERWYYFLFMLYSDALYGVITLNNLGLIWASLEASTALTVILVAYEKGEVTMEATWRYAVIVSMGVSIAFVSIILFYYGLHTLTLTSMIGRGTNSPLIVAASLLGILGFGTKAGIFPGYTWLPDAHTEAPATVSSSFSAVLVPAAAVVVFRIYQIAPFMEWYFLSLSAFSLLTASLMMARQRYFKRLFAYSTLENVNLGLIGLIVSQPLGALLLFLTHAFGKTGAFLSSGVYMEELRTKKIEDVEKRAGLSRPTNASLFLSSLAVTGTPPFGTFVGELLIFIKVSQISLPLLAVMLASAAIAFVSVNYNVTRMLKPKEERKYDGILGYISLASALISLIIGVVALEVIQ; encoded by the coding sequence ATGGATAATCTAGATCTACAACTAATATCTTTAATTTACCTTTTGTTCACCTTTCCCATCATAGGAGGGTTCCTTTCCTTAAAGTGGAAAATGGCTTCGGTCATCTCTTCCCTGGCAGACGTGGTTATATCCATTTACCTTCTTTTTTACCCTAACGTGGAAGGTTTCTTCTTCATCGACGAGATATCTAAGGTCTTCCTCATCATGAACTCATCAATAACGTTCATCACAATGCTTTATTCTCAGAAGTATATAAGGGACGGAATAGTCAAGGAAAGATGGTACTACTTCTTGTTCATGCTGTACTCTGATGCGCTATATGGTGTAATAACGTTAAACAATCTAGGGCTAATATGGGCTTCCCTTGAAGCTTCTACGGCGTTAACCGTCATCCTAGTCGCTTACGAAAAGGGAGAAGTGACAATGGAAGCAACTTGGAGGTATGCAGTCATAGTTTCAATGGGAGTTTCCATAGCTTTCGTTTCAATAATCTTATTCTATTATGGGTTGCATACATTGACACTCACCTCCATGATAGGAAGAGGAACCAATAGTCCGTTGATAGTTGCTGCATCTCTTCTAGGAATTCTTGGTTTCGGAACTAAGGCTGGAATATTCCCTGGATATACTTGGTTGCCTGACGCTCATACAGAAGCACCAGCCACTGTAAGCTCTTCCTTCTCAGCGGTTCTTGTTCCTGCAGCTGCAGTGGTAGTTTTCAGGATTTATCAAATAGCTCCATTCATGGAATGGTATTTCCTTTCACTTTCAGCATTTTCCCTCCTTACTGCATCACTCATGATGGCTAGACAGAGGTACTTCAAGAGGCTCTTTGCCTATTCCACTCTAGAGAACGTCAACTTGGGCTTAATAGGACTAATTGTAAGTCAGCCATTGGGCGCGTTGCTGCTTTTCCTCACTCATGCCTTTGGAAAGACGGGAGCTTTCCTGTCCTCCGGCGTATACATGGAAGAACTGAGGACTAAGAAGATTGAGGATGTAGAGAAAAGGGCTGGGCTTTCGAGACCTACCAATGCCTCGCTTTTCCTATCCTCCCTTGCAGTAACTGGAACCCCTCCTTTTGGAACCTTCGTAGGAGAACTTCTAATATTCATAAAAGTGTCACAGATTTCGCTACCGCTATTAGCCGTAATGTTGGCCTCAGCTGCAATAGCTTTCGTTTCTGTGAACTATAACGTGACGAGAATGCTGAAGCCAAAGGAGGAGAGGAAATATGATGGGATCCTCGGTTACATATCTTTAGCCTCAGCGTTGATTTCCCTGATCATTGGAGTAGTAGCATTGGAGGTGATACAATGA
- a CDS encoding respiratory chain complex I subunit 1 family protein translates to MLQELEETAVQVTGVLVLSPLVAGIYEKAKARVEGRKGPSILQPFYDLRKLIRKETLIPETSSSIFVYAPYLAMGIYIVISFVIPVVYPEPIYLTPTVDFLGGAILFSLAAFVKTLGALDSGSNFAALGVSRALSFSYLSEATLITVFFGVALITGTDNPYITLSYLVKSPSNYLEIDHVLITIAFFMLWLFETGKLPVESSGLSEMGMIDGGLTYEYSGRDLALMEYTSMVKQYLLGSVFLNVFAFPWFMQIGTVGALEDVPIMLGKWMLLIAVTVIINTSLAKLRLYKVQDFLAVAFILSLVSLVITVVGDG, encoded by the coding sequence ATGCTTCAAGAACTTGAAGAGACGGCGGTTCAGGTAACTGGAGTTCTAGTTTTATCTCCACTTGTAGCTGGCATTTACGAGAAGGCTAAAGCTAGAGTAGAGGGAAGAAAAGGCCCTAGCATACTACAGCCATTCTACGACTTGAGAAAGTTAATTAGGAAGGAGACCTTAATTCCCGAGACATCCTCCTCAATCTTCGTTTATGCACCTTACCTTGCCATGGGGATCTATATCGTAATATCCTTCGTGATACCAGTAGTTTACCCTGAACCGATTTACTTGACTCCGACTGTTGATTTTTTGGGCGGCGCTATACTTTTTTCCCTAGCCGCATTCGTTAAAACGTTAGGAGCTCTGGACAGCGGAAGCAACTTCGCCGCATTAGGCGTCTCCAGAGCATTGTCCTTTTCCTATTTGTCTGAAGCTACCTTAATCACGGTTTTCTTCGGTGTAGCACTAATTACCGGAACAGACAATCCATACATTACTCTTTCATACTTAGTGAAGAGTCCTTCCAATTACTTGGAAATAGATCACGTATTGATAACTATTGCGTTCTTCATGCTCTGGCTCTTTGAGACTGGAAAGCTCCCAGTTGAGAGCTCTGGCCTTTCTGAGATGGGGATGATAGATGGGGGATTAACCTATGAATATTCTGGGAGGGATCTTGCATTGATGGAGTATACGTCAATGGTGAAACAATACTTACTGGGCTCAGTCTTCCTTAACGTGTTTGCATTCCCGTGGTTCATGCAGATAGGGACCGTAGGAGCTCTTGAGGACGTGCCTATCATGTTAGGTAAATGGATGCTCTTGATTGCTGTCACAGTGATAATAAACACCTCCCTTGCTAAACTCAGGCTTTACAAGGTTCAAGACTTTCTAGCTGTGGCTTTCATCCTGTCCCTAGTATCCCTAGTGATAACTGTTGTAGGTGATGGATGA
- a CDS encoding formate hydrogenlyase: MRFIGKLENLCIYDMGEREDQCQDFSFRAGKSEGYGEFTFVYGPSAGGLTESVQFMIKTSGEQILEIEANPYFKKRKLKFSGRIEDVILTVERINAMFSASHSLSFIIAVERSVDVNVDYEVMMARIVELELERIRNHLHVLHKLAETGALGVASYQLQEMEERTNRLIGEVCGHRYFFSSNWINSVKCNLEKVRLDYLNGFNSFFNDMLENRILIDRFQNNGKIDQDWLIGPAARASGRSYDSRYDSDSLPYKDLGFSPIVERSPDTFGRFLIRGLEILQSIEIIRGALGKAKNVRGGEVKVKGVGSGMSRVESPSGDLVYKVKIDDGFISTSFLPPSKANLSFFLKSVIGTIFTDFPFNWEGFGIWISEIGVEKE; this comes from the coding sequence ATGAGATTCATTGGAAAGCTAGAAAACTTATGCATTTACGATATGGGAGAAAGGGAAGACCAATGCCAGGACTTCTCGTTCCGTGCAGGTAAGTCTGAAGGATACGGTGAGTTCACCTTCGTTTACGGTCCCAGTGCAGGAGGACTAACTGAGAGCGTTCAGTTCATGATTAAAACCTCGGGGGAACAAATTCTAGAAATAGAAGCTAACCCTTACTTCAAGAAGAGGAAGCTAAAGTTTTCTGGAAGGATAGAGGACGTCATTCTGACAGTGGAGAGGATTAATGCCATGTTCTCCGCTTCCCACTCACTATCCTTCATCATTGCAGTAGAAAGGTCAGTTGACGTCAACGTGGACTATGAAGTTATGATGGCTAGAATAGTCGAACTGGAGCTTGAGAGAATAAGGAATCACCTGCATGTACTCCATAAGCTGGCAGAGACTGGAGCTCTGGGCGTAGCTTCATATCAATTGCAGGAAATGGAGGAGAGAACGAATAGGTTGATTGGTGAGGTTTGTGGGCATAGGTACTTCTTTAGCTCAAATTGGATTAATTCTGTCAAATGTAACTTGGAAAAGGTAAGGCTGGACTACCTTAATGGCTTCAATTCATTCTTTAACGATATGCTCGAGAACAGAATACTCATAGATAGATTTCAGAACAACGGGAAAATAGACCAAGACTGGTTGATAGGACCTGCCGCGAGAGCATCTGGTAGGAGTTACGATTCCAGATATGATTCAGACTCCCTTCCATACAAGGACCTTGGATTCTCTCCCATAGTTGAGAGGTCTCCTGATACCTTCGGTAGATTCTTAATAAGAGGACTGGAGATACTCCAGTCTATTGAGATCATTAGAGGGGCATTAGGGAAAGCAAAGAACGTAAGAGGAGGTGAGGTAAAGGTAAAGGGCGTAGGTAGTGGAATGAGCAGAGTGGAATCCCCATCCGGTGACCTAGTCTACAAAGTGAAGATAGATGACGGTTTCATTTCAACCTCCTTTTTACCTCCTTCTAAGGCAAACCTTTCCTTTTTCTTGAAGTCAGTTATAGGTACTATATTCACGGATTTCCCCTTCAATTGGGAGGGATTTGGAATTTGGATATCTGAAATAGGGGTGGAGAAGGAATGA
- a CDS encoding proton-conducting transporter membrane subunit — MVIEISLLANLIPFIISFFISLWNRRAGYLAVSVSSILVMMYTLTGTLTPLALLKVLALASWFLLSLTSRDDMSTLLSVSVIGMLTFMDSGENLFLLIAGWEVMALPLFYAFKGIRPSVTFFAFGELSTVLLIGGAAISGGNIDNLSETSVILLLSGFLVKTGITPFYGVDWLPLQEGKLPHSLSSLVSATMTLMGIYGALQVLQQFSVPLPMSYALILLGSFTAFMTSLYGYVSDDGRASLAFSSIENSGAMITSLGVHTLGGVTREVALASLLMIAISNSIGKTGAFLTSISSLTYNKPFQKRWESYLGSTMIAASLSGLLPTAGGVGSWGLLETLFISAYVSGILGVVPLIGGVLIASAEGFATALAIKYFSSRHIFRKGELKDSDWPSRFISGIVVLLSGVSLSYLVYPFKGGLLGVASGTLIETFSNKPFGGISPLYVLIMASVGSLLTLALLGRPKGRKVKTWNNGVDKKDDYTPFAMANNERVMLKFILGDGKFSKEVFTTFFLILSRKYKNFSDLLARAIFNGNLTAYVAYLAIAFIIILIITLL, encoded by the coding sequence ATGGTAATTGAAATCTCGTTATTAGCGAACCTTATACCCTTCATAATTTCTTTCTTCATTTCTTTATGGAATAGAAGAGCAGGCTATCTGGCAGTATCAGTTTCCTCAATCCTCGTTATGATGTACACGTTAACGGGAACGTTAACACCTTTAGCTCTGTTGAAGGTGCTTGCTTTAGCCTCTTGGTTTTTACTATCACTAACTTCCAGGGATGACATGTCTACATTGTTATCGGTTTCCGTCATAGGTATGTTGACTTTCATGGATTCTGGAGAAAACTTGTTCCTCTTGATAGCAGGCTGGGAAGTCATGGCTCTTCCTCTTTTCTACGCGTTTAAGGGGATTAGACCTTCAGTCACTTTCTTCGCCTTCGGTGAACTCAGTACAGTGCTCCTTATAGGGGGGGCGGCTATCTCGGGAGGAAACATAGATAACCTAAGCGAAACTTCTGTCATCCTTCTCCTATCCGGATTTCTGGTTAAGACTGGAATAACTCCATTCTATGGAGTTGATTGGCTACCACTTCAAGAGGGCAAGTTACCCCACTCCTTATCGTCACTAGTGAGTGCAACAATGACGCTCATGGGAATTTACGGCGCATTACAAGTTCTTCAGCAGTTTAGCGTTCCTCTTCCTATGTCTTATGCGTTAATATTGCTAGGATCCTTCACGGCTTTCATGACATCACTTTACGGTTACGTTAGCGACGATGGTAGAGCATCCTTGGCCTTTAGCTCTATAGAGAATAGCGGTGCTATGATAACCTCTTTGGGAGTCCACACGCTTGGAGGAGTTACAAGGGAAGTAGCCTTAGCTTCGCTTCTCATGATAGCCATATCGAACAGCATAGGAAAAACTGGGGCTTTCCTGACGTCAATATCTTCTCTCACCTACAACAAACCTTTCCAGAAACGGTGGGAGAGCTACTTGGGGTCTACAATGATTGCAGCGTCACTGTCAGGCCTACTTCCTACAGCTGGCGGTGTGGGTTCATGGGGATTACTAGAGACCCTCTTCATCAGCGCTTACGTCAGCGGCATTCTAGGAGTTGTACCTCTAATCGGAGGCGTGTTGATTGCATCTGCTGAGGGTTTCGCCACTGCATTGGCAATAAAGTACTTCTCTTCAAGACATATATTTAGGAAGGGAGAACTGAAGGACAGTGATTGGCCTTCTAGATTCATTTCCGGTATAGTGGTGCTGTTATCTGGCGTATCGCTTTCTTACCTAGTTTATCCGTTTAAGGGAGGTCTTCTTGGCGTAGCTTCTGGAACTTTAATAGAAACCTTCTCCAACAAACCTTTTGGCGGAATTTCACCACTTTACGTGTTAATCATGGCAAGTGTAGGTTCTCTCTTGACCTTGGCTTTGCTTGGAAGGCCAAAGGGGAGAAAAGTTAAAACTTGGAACAATGGCGTGGACAAGAAGGATGACTATACACCATTTGCAATGGCTAATAACGAAAGGGTAATGCTGAAGTTTATCCTTGGAGATGGCAAGTTCTCAAAGGAAGTCTTCACAACGTTCTTCTTAATTTTATCCAGAAAATACAAGAACTTCAGCGATCTACTAGCTAGAGCTATATTTAACGGGAACTTAACAGCCTACGTCGCGTATTTGGCTATAGCATTCATTATAATACTGATCATCACACTTCTTTAA
- a CDS encoding polymer-forming cytoskeletal protein yields the protein MESEKNIINERKISVSGSFSMEGDLVGFSSMEVSGSANIKGNVNAENIEIAGSLKCRDMEFKDAEVSGSAKANKVKGEKLEIMGSMKADKLDVKELEVYGDLDASEVNADKVILGKKSSVNGTIICNSLEMKKGSEADVVIAKDVDIGPDAYVNSLECYTCKVGPDAEVEYLKYTISAEIDPKAEVRHSAKVDRISKDFDKQS from the coding sequence ATGGAAAGTGAGAAAAATATCATAAACGAAAGGAAGATTTCAGTAAGTGGATCCTTCTCGATGGAAGGAGATCTAGTAGGTTTTTCCTCTATGGAAGTGAGCGGAAGTGCTAACATTAAGGGAAATGTGAATGCAGAGAACATAGAGATTGCCGGGAGCTTGAAATGTCGGGACATGGAATTCAAGGACGCTGAGGTTTCAGGTAGTGCCAAGGCTAACAAGGTTAAGGGAGAAAAATTGGAAATAATGGGGAGTATGAAGGCTGATAAGCTAGATGTAAAGGAATTGGAAGTATACGGTGACCTAGACGCTTCAGAGGTAAATGCGGACAAGGTAATCCTAGGTAAAAAGTCCAGCGTCAACGGAACAATTATTTGTAATTCACTAGAAATGAAGAAAGGATCTGAAGCAGACGTTGTAATAGCCAAAGACGTAGATATAGGTCCTGACGCTTACGTGAACAGCCTCGAATGCTACACTTGCAAAGTAGGTCCTGACGCTGAGGTAGAATACTTGAAATACACTATATCAGCGGAAATAGATCCGAAAGCTGAGGTAAGGCACTCAGCTAAGGTAGATAGAATCTCTAAGGATTTCGATAAGCAAAGTTAA
- a CDS encoding hydrogenase, with the protein MKLVEEALYLIGVIVVLTTVYLVGQAYYKPIIRVQGLQSFLIGGLSVSLYFITGRIDNLILALEVISLRGIGVTFTLERAVKGRYGYRETVRGVASLLVADLILVSAVIVVSTFFQRVVASSVMFPEDVILAIIVIFQGLALAMFRKGTIPQIIGYVEQENGIVMLGLFLISLPLLIETSALLDVLALVILSYIIVREKPEHDRKIDELVG; encoded by the coding sequence ATGAAACTAGTGGAGGAGGCCTTATACCTTATAGGGGTCATTGTTGTTCTGACCACCGTTTATTTGGTGGGTCAAGCTTACTATAAACCAATAATTAGGGTACAAGGGCTACAGTCCTTTCTTATAGGAGGTCTATCAGTATCACTGTACTTCATTACGGGAAGAATAGATAACTTAATCCTTGCTTTGGAGGTCATTTCCCTCAGAGGAATAGGAGTTACTTTTACTTTGGAACGTGCGGTAAAAGGAAGGTATGGCTACAGGGAGACTGTAAGGGGTGTAGCTTCCCTCTTGGTTGCTGATCTGATCTTGGTTTCCGCCGTGATTGTAGTATCGACTTTCTTCCAGAGAGTCGTTGCTTCTAGTGTAATGTTCCCCGAGGACGTGATTCTAGCTATTATTGTGATATTTCAAGGCTTAGCTCTTGCAATGTTCAGAAAAGGTACAATACCTCAGATAATAGGTTACGTTGAGCAGGAGAACGGTATCGTGATGCTTGGGCTTTTCTTGATATCACTACCTCTCCTCATAGAAACTAGTGCGCTCCTAGACGTTCTTGCCCTTGTCATTCTATCTTACATTATTGTTAGGGAGAAACCAGAACATGACAGGAAAATTGACGAGTTAGTGGGGTGA
- a CDS encoding NADH:ubiquinone oxidoreductase, with product MNWFLRGLRRGVKTESKPTSTPPWASLLKVEGNFQGCPTNAIEDGWDSGKCIFCRRCYPSLKPTGDHRMASARANPMFRRSFYLYPLDVGTCGGCNSELKLISSPQYDMTRFGIFFTNSPRHADGVVIMGVLTEGMREVLKETLDAVPSPKVIILLGACAISGGVVGEGVKIEADVIVPGCPPSPNTILDALIKAKGGKGW from the coding sequence ATGAACTGGTTTCTGAGAGGATTGAGGCGGGGAGTTAAGACCGAATCTAAGCCTACAAGTACACCACCTTGGGCTTCATTACTCAAGGTTGAAGGAAATTTCCAAGGTTGTCCAACTAACGCTATAGAAGATGGCTGGGACTCTGGAAAGTGCATATTCTGCAGGAGATGTTACCCTAGCCTGAAACCTACTGGGGATCACAGGATGGCATCTGCGAGGGCAAACCCTATGTTCCGCAGGTCATTCTATTTATATCCTTTGGACGTGGGAACGTGTGGAGGATGTAACTCAGAACTTAAGCTAATTTCATCGCCACAGTATGATATGACGAGATTTGGGATATTCTTCACAAATTCACCTAGACATGCTGACGGAGTAGTAATCATGGGAGTTTTAACTGAGGGAATGAGGGAAGTCCTCAAGGAAACCTTGGATGCTGTTCCCTCACCTAAGGTGATAATTCTGCTGGGGGCTTGCGCAATAAGTGGAGGTGTAGTAGGAGAAGGAGTTAAGATTGAGGCAGACGTAATCGTTCCAGGTTGTCCTCCGTCCCCTAACACAATACTGGACGCTCTAATCAAGGCTAAGGGTGGTAAAGGATGGTAA
- a CDS encoding winged helix-turn-helix domain-containing protein: MNRCRHDIIMDILVSISKGKRRLTEICIASNLPLDRGKRVLDDMIKRGLISTKDGNFNILPKGYSWMEIYRILEEKS; the protein is encoded by the coding sequence GTGAACAGATGCAGACACGACATAATCATGGACATTCTAGTTTCTATCAGTAAAGGAAAGAGAAGATTGACTGAGATATGTATTGCGTCGAATTTGCCTTTGGACAGAGGAAAGAGGGTTCTTGATGATATGATTAAAAGGGGTTTAATCTCCACGAAGGATGGTAACTTTAACATCTTACCAAAGGGTTACTCTTGGATGGAAATTTATAGAATATTAGAAGAAAAATCTTAG
- a CDS encoding SDR family oxidoreductase, with translation MMAVAIVTGASKGIGKATSSLLKEHGYTVVSISRTMPEVGDMRISLDVTDKGSVVKVVEELVNKFGGVDVLVNNAGFGVYGKFTDTSLDEEEYMIKTNLVAPIVFTKLVLPHMLKKGSGSIVNVVSEAAYVSTTTLAVYSASKAGLASFTNSLWATVSKMGIKVSGIYPGPVKTNFTSHPSFAGMKTNIFDKYAVEAEDVARAVLKGIRTGKREIYVPSRLKVDPYFLKLSSIMQEITYRLIRRYF, from the coding sequence ATCATGGCTGTTGCCATAGTTACAGGGGCTTCCAAGGGAATAGGCAAGGCAACTTCTTCCCTACTTAAAGAACATGGATATACCGTAGTATCTATTTCGAGAACAATGCCTGAAGTGGGTGATATGAGGATCTCCCTTGACGTTACAGACAAGGGCTCAGTGGTAAAAGTTGTGGAAGAATTGGTGAACAAATTTGGCGGAGTCGACGTGCTGGTTAATAACGCCGGCTTCGGAGTTTACGGTAAGTTCACCGACACATCTCTTGACGAAGAAGAATATATGATTAAGACTAACTTAGTTGCGCCTATAGTTTTCACTAAGCTAGTACTTCCCCATATGTTAAAGAAGGGTTCAGGCTCAATAGTCAATGTAGTTTCTGAAGCAGCCTATGTTTCAACCACCACTCTAGCAGTGTATTCTGCAAGTAAAGCCGGGTTAGCTAGCTTTACCAATTCCTTGTGGGCAACGGTTTCAAAAATGGGTATAAAGGTCTCTGGAATATACCCCGGTCCGGTTAAGACTAACTTCACTTCTCATCCATCATTTGCCGGCATGAAGACTAACATTTTCGATAAATACGCAGTAGAAGCTGAGGACGTGGCTAGGGCAGTGCTGAAGGGTATAAGAACTGGTAAAAGAGAAATTTATGTTCCTTCCAGACTGAAGGTTGACCCATACTTTCTTAAATTGTCATCTATAATGCAAGAAATAACTTATAGATTGATTAGAAGATATTTTTAG
- a CDS encoding substrate-binding domain-containing protein yields the protein MYTKKRRINSKRRINSKALSKVQAIIAIVVVVIIIAGVGAYLATMHPSKTTSTTLTSSTSPTKSSGVLTIYVAGAYKAIFNELASQFYNSTGIVVKVVPGGSFGLAGQIAKETPIPANLFVPVAFIQAVELEQSRNPGWAIAFISDHMSLVYTNYTESNPYWGQLYSNYTMAMKTNETTYWNNFFTLLSEHFILGISDPSSDPEGLYGDLILQMAGKLYSPTHNPDYYCNLAYNVSKEVRTALSTADFVADLKAGTIDFVFSYVSYAVSQHFMYLKLPAWLNFGYNVNELSWFHSFSYVITENGMKYTVPGGPVYLYITIPKGALNMNESIQFIQFLVKNVGELSTFNVEPITHPVLYYQSKSDVPSKILTMLNDGELTYGGNFSAA from the coding sequence ATGTATACCAAAAAGAGGAGAATAAATAGTAAGAGGAGAATAAATAGTAAAGCGTTATCAAAGGTTCAGGCTATAATAGCTATAGTTGTCGTAGTGATAATTATAGCTGGAGTTGGAGCATATCTAGCAACAATGCATCCGTCTAAGACTACTTCAACAACTCTAACCTCATCAACTTCACCCACTAAGAGTTCAGGAGTCCTTACGATTTATGTGGCAGGAGCATACAAAGCAATTTTCAATGAGCTCGCATCCCAATTTTATAACAGCACTGGAATTGTGGTTAAGGTAGTGCCTGGCGGATCCTTTGGTCTAGCCGGACAGATAGCTAAAGAAACTCCTATACCTGCTAACCTATTCGTGCCAGTGGCATTCATTCAGGCAGTTGAGCTGGAACAATCAAGGAACCCAGGCTGGGCAATAGCCTTCATTTCTGATCATATGTCTTTAGTTTATACAAATTATACTGAAAGCAATCCATACTGGGGACAACTTTACTCCAACTACACCATGGCAATGAAGACCAATGAGACGACCTATTGGAATAACTTCTTCACGTTATTATCAGAACACTTCATCCTAGGTATATCAGACCCTAGTAGCGATCCAGAAGGGCTGTACGGCGATTTGATTTTGCAGATGGCTGGCAAGTTGTACTCCCCAACTCATAATCCAGACTACTATTGTAATTTAGCATACAACGTTAGCAAGGAAGTTAGAACCGCACTATCCACGGCAGACTTCGTGGCTGACCTGAAGGCTGGAACCATAGATTTCGTGTTCTCATATGTATCTTACGCTGTGTCGCAACATTTCATGTATCTTAAGTTACCAGCTTGGCTTAATTTTGGGTACAATGTAAATGAGCTATCTTGGTTCCATTCATTCTCCTATGTAATAACCGAGAACGGAATGAAGTACACCGTACCAGGAGGTCCAGTATACCTCTATATAACCATTCCTAAGGGTGCCTTAAACATGAATGAGTCTATTCAGTTCATCCAGTTCTTGGTCAAGAACGTAGGAGAGTTGTCAACGTTTAATGTGGAGCCTATAACTCACCCAGTACTTTACTATCAATCTAAGTCAGACGTTCCCTCCAAGATATTAACTATGCTTAACGATGGAGAGCTGACCTATGGAGGGAACTTCAGTGCGGCCTAA
- a CDS encoding ABC transporter permease, whose product MEGTSVRPKLNVLKLISIFSGVLLLVPIIYLLYYGYGPFLVVKDAFGKLLISSIEFTFFSAAVSVITVVLASTPLAYFLARHSNPIMESIVDIPASIPHPLVGIALVFIDSPITPLGKFLYDHGIIFYYSYLGVFLALIIVSSPIYIRAMQNFFKSLPLEPEIYAISFGYSEFYVFRKIALRKGIGGIVSAGLTSVARAISEFGSIVIIAPYVTGWIFNGDCTSSIYIYNEFQTYFNASVSAAATLIVFSLILIVSIRIINYVLEKRNMI is encoded by the coding sequence ATGGAGGGAACTTCAGTGCGGCCTAAACTAAATGTCTTAAAGCTAATTTCAATTTTCTCTGGCGTTCTTCTCCTAGTTCCCATAATTTACCTTCTTTATTATGGTTATGGACCCTTCCTAGTCGTAAAAGACGCTTTTGGAAAGCTTCTGATATCGTCAATAGAGTTCACCTTCTTCTCGGCCGCAGTAAGCGTCATAACTGTGGTTTTAGCCTCCACTCCCTTAGCATATTTCCTAGCCAGACACTCAAATCCAATAATGGAGTCGATAGTGGACATACCAGCCTCGATACCGCATCCTTTGGTGGGAATAGCTCTTGTTTTCATTGATAGCCCAATAACTCCGCTGGGTAAGTTTCTATATGATCATGGAATTATCTTTTATTATTCTTATTTGGGTGTATTTCTGGCTTTGATAATTGTCAGTTCTCCTATCTATATTAGAGCCATGCAGAACTTCTTCAAGTCGTTACCACTTGAGCCTGAGATATACGCTATAAGTTTTGGCTACTCAGAGTTTTACGTCTTCAGAAAGATTGCGTTAAGGAAGGGAATTGGGGGAATAGTCTCCGCAGGGCTCACTTCAGTTGCAAGAGCAATTAGTGAATTCGGTTCGATTGTAATAATAGCACCATACGTCACTGGCTGGATATTCAACGGTGATTGTACGTCGTCAATTTACATTTACAACGAATTTCAAACGTATTTTAATGCATCAGTCTCAGCCGCGGCTACCCTTATTGTGTTTTCGTTGATTCTGATAGTTTCAATCAGGATAATAAACTATGTATTGGAGAAAAGGAACATGATCTAG